The Novosphingobium kaempferiae genome includes a window with the following:
- a CDS encoding SDR family NAD(P)-dependent oxidoreductase — MPQPELRFDGRVAVVTGGGRGLGRSYALLLAQRGCKVVVNDLGGAIRGDLAGDGPDTSVAQSVVDEIVAAGGEAIANADTVATPEGGRAIVQAALDAWGRIDVLIHNAGNVRYGSIRDVSYEDFRAVVDVHLLGAFHVVQAAFGPMADAGYGRIVLTSSVGGLYGNENCVNYGMSKSGMLGLNNIAALEGEALGIKCNVIVPGAVTRMAEGLDISQYPPMDPEMVAPVVGWLSHESCDVTGEMIASMAGRVARMFVAETVGVYRPHWTIEDVAAASPAFHDKAQLLDFGLHGHVDHIGYSFAMARSEPAEAH; from the coding sequence ATGCCCCAACCTGAACTGCGTTTCGACGGCCGCGTCGCGGTAGTCACCGGCGGCGGTCGCGGGCTGGGCCGGTCCTATGCCCTGCTGCTGGCGCAGCGCGGCTGCAAGGTGGTCGTCAACGACCTCGGCGGGGCGATCCGCGGAGACCTTGCCGGCGATGGACCGGATACAAGCGTCGCGCAAAGCGTGGTGGACGAGATCGTCGCCGCGGGCGGAGAAGCGATCGCCAATGCCGATACCGTAGCCACGCCCGAAGGTGGCCGCGCCATCGTGCAGGCCGCGCTCGACGCCTGGGGCCGCATCGACGTGCTGATCCACAACGCGGGCAACGTGCGCTACGGCTCCATCCGCGACGTTTCCTACGAAGACTTCCGCGCGGTGGTGGATGTCCACCTGCTCGGCGCATTCCATGTCGTGCAGGCGGCGTTCGGGCCGATGGCCGACGCGGGCTATGGCCGGATCGTGCTGACCAGCTCGGTCGGCGGGCTCTACGGCAACGAAAACTGCGTGAACTACGGCATGTCGAAGTCGGGCATGCTCGGCCTCAACAACATCGCCGCGCTGGAGGGCGAGGCCCTCGGGATAAAGTGCAACGTCATCGTCCCTGGCGCCGTCACCCGCATGGCGGAGGGCCTCGATATCTCGCAGTACCCGCCGATGGACCCCGAAATGGTCGCCCCCGTGGTCGGCTGGCTCAGCCACGAAAGCTGCGACGTGACGGGAGAGATGATCGCCTCGATGGCGGGCCGCGTGGCGCGCATGTTCGTGGCCGAGACGGTCGGCGTCTATCGCCCGCACTGGACGATCGAGGATGTCGCTGCCGCCTCCCCCGCGTTCCACGACAAGGCGCAATTGCTGGACTTCGGGCTTCACGGCCACGTCGATCACATCGGCTACAGCTTCGCCATGGCGCGTTCTGAACCGGCCGAGGCCCACTAA
- a CDS encoding flavin-containing monooxygenase: MTCLKTDVPAPEELDIPALKAKYLAERDKRLRREGGEQYVRPTGDFSDNYAHDPFTPVAEREPLMEEIDVAILGAGFSGILAGYHLRKQGVTNVRNIDHAGGFGGVWYWNRYPGVQCDNDAYCYLPLLEETGYMPSKKFSDGWEIQAYCQKMAEDFELADKALFHTLVESIVWDEGAKRWHVKTNRGDEIRARFVVMAGGVMNMPKLPGIPGIHDFKGKMFHTSRWEHDYTGGSWTAPELEKLRDKRVAIVGTGATSVQAVPYLGKYAKQLYVLQRTPSNIDERPNPPTDPDWAASLQPGWQQDRMANFHRGAQQFFLPGEPDQICDIWTEISRNLNLELEEDGFPELDIGQIMARRDVVDYQVMERLRRRVDAIVTDKATADILKPWFRFMCKRPLSNNDYYPTFNQPNVKLIDVSPTQGVERMTEKGFVADGVEYEVDLMIFASGFEVTSDLRRRWGIDTVKGENGLSIYDHWTNGPSTLHGVTTDKFPGMFYMGYIQGATNSSTTEQFGRQAEHLAFMIGETVRRGADKFSATAEGVAGYVQHCRDNEVDMSEFQQGCTPSYFNNEGDKELKWALFKGYLPGWDAWRDMLADWRKSPDLPGVAFETREMVD; the protein is encoded by the coding sequence ATGACCTGCCTCAAGACCGACGTGCCTGCGCCGGAGGAACTCGATATCCCCGCGCTCAAGGCCAAGTACCTGGCCGAACGCGACAAGCGCCTGCGCCGCGAAGGGGGCGAGCAGTACGTGCGCCCGACCGGCGACTTTTCCGACAACTATGCCCACGATCCCTTCACCCCGGTGGCCGAGCGCGAACCGCTGATGGAGGAGATCGACGTCGCCATCCTCGGCGCCGGGTTCTCGGGGATTCTCGCGGGCTATCACTTGCGCAAGCAGGGCGTGACGAACGTGCGCAACATCGACCACGCGGGCGGCTTCGGCGGCGTGTGGTACTGGAACCGTTATCCCGGCGTGCAGTGCGACAACGACGCCTACTGCTACCTCCCCCTGCTCGAAGAGACGGGCTACATGCCCAGCAAGAAGTTCTCCGACGGCTGGGAGATCCAGGCCTACTGCCAGAAGATGGCCGAGGATTTCGAGCTAGCCGACAAGGCGCTGTTCCACACGCTGGTGGAAAGCATCGTCTGGGACGAGGGTGCCAAGCGCTGGCATGTGAAGACCAATCGCGGCGACGAGATCCGCGCGCGCTTCGTGGTCATGGCGGGCGGCGTGATGAACATGCCCAAGCTGCCCGGCATCCCCGGCATCCACGACTTCAAGGGCAAGATGTTCCACACCAGCCGCTGGGAGCATGACTACACCGGCGGATCGTGGACCGCACCCGAGCTGGAAAAGCTGCGCGACAAGCGCGTCGCCATCGTCGGCACCGGGGCTACTTCGGTGCAGGCGGTGCCCTACCTCGGCAAGTATGCGAAGCAGCTCTACGTGCTCCAGCGCACCCCGTCGAACATCGACGAGCGGCCCAATCCGCCGACCGATCCGGACTGGGCGGCATCGCTCCAGCCCGGCTGGCAGCAGGATCGCATGGCGAACTTCCATCGCGGCGCGCAGCAGTTCTTCCTGCCCGGCGAGCCCGACCAGATCTGCGACATCTGGACCGAGATCAGCCGCAACCTGAACCTCGAACTGGAAGAGGACGGCTTCCCGGAACTCGACATCGGCCAGATCATGGCCCGCCGCGACGTGGTGGACTATCAGGTCATGGAACGGCTGCGCCGCCGGGTCGACGCCATCGTCACCGACAAGGCGACGGCGGACATCCTGAAGCCCTGGTTCCGCTTCATGTGCAAGCGGCCGCTGTCGAACAACGACTACTACCCCACCTTCAACCAGCCCAACGTCAAGCTGATCGACGTTTCGCCCACGCAGGGCGTCGAGCGCATGACCGAGAAGGGCTTCGTCGCCGACGGGGTGGAATACGAGGTGGACCTGATGATCTTCGCCTCGGGCTTCGAGGTGACGAGCGATCTCAGGCGCCGCTGGGGCATCGACACGGTGAAGGGCGAGAACGGCCTGTCGATCTACGATCACTGGACCAACGGCCCCAGCACCCTGCACGGCGTCACCACCGACAAGTTCCCCGGCATGTTCTACATGGGCTACATCCAGGGCGCGACGAATTCGAGCACGACCGAGCAGTTCGGCCGGCAGGCCGAGCACCTCGCCTTCATGATCGGCGAGACCGTCCGGCGCGGCGCGGACAAGTTCAGCGCCACCGCCGAGGGCGTGGCGGGCTACGTCCAGCACTGCCGCGACAATGAAGTCGACATGTCGGAGTTCCAGCAGGGCTGCACGCCCAGCTACTTCAACAACGAGGGCGACAAGGAACTGAAGTGGGCCCTGTTCAAGGGCTACCTGCCCGGCTGGGACGCCTGGCGCGACATGCTGGCAGACTGGCGCAAGTCGCCCGACCTGCCCGGCGTGGCGTTCGAGACCAGGGAAATGGTGGACTGA
- a CDS encoding enoyl-CoA hydratase/isomerase family protein: protein MTDAVRFDARPDGIAVITIDRPEQRNALTREVREGLRAAWKRFEGDDALRIAILTGSGDKTFCAGGDLKEMVETGMAVPPRDMFALPYDTIELSKPTIAAVNGVAFAGGWMIAQACDLCVASTEARFAITEVKVGRGSPWAAPLIHMIGQRIFMEIVLTGKPITAQRAYEIGLVNRLAEPGAVLDAALDLAREVLEGAPLSVRAARETVMLSTEMGRSAALAAARAAHEHMYNSQDAQEGPRAFAEKRKPVWRGI from the coding sequence ATGACCGATGCCGTCCGTTTCGATGCCCGTCCCGATGGCATCGCCGTCATCACCATCGACCGCCCGGAGCAGCGCAACGCCCTCACCCGCGAAGTGCGTGAGGGCCTGCGCGCCGCGTGGAAACGGTTCGAGGGCGACGACGCACTGCGCATCGCCATCCTGACGGGCAGCGGCGACAAGACGTTCTGCGCCGGGGGCGACCTCAAGGAAATGGTCGAGACCGGCATGGCGGTGCCCCCGCGCGACATGTTCGCGCTGCCTTACGATACCATTGAACTGTCCAAGCCGACCATCGCGGCGGTCAACGGCGTCGCCTTCGCGGGCGGCTGGATGATCGCGCAGGCCTGCGACTTGTGCGTGGCTTCCACCGAGGCCAGGTTTGCGATCACCGAGGTCAAGGTGGGGCGCGGCAGTCCTTGGGCGGCGCCGCTGATCCACATGATCGGGCAGCGCATCTTCATGGAGATCGTGCTCACCGGCAAGCCCATCACCGCGCAGCGCGCCTACGAGATCGGCCTCGTCAACCGTCTGGCGGAGCCCGGGGCGGTTCTGGATGCCGCGCTGGACCTTGCGCGCGAGGTGCTGGAAGGCGCGCCGCTGTCGGTCAGGGCCGCGCGCGAGACGGTGATGCTCTCCACCGAGATGGGCCGCAGCGCCGCTCTGGCGGCAGCCCGGGCGGCGCATGAGCATATGTACAATTCGCAGGACGCGCAGGAAGGTCCGCGCGCCTTCGCGGAGAAGCGCAAGCCGGTCTGGCGGGGTATCTGA
- a CDS encoding acetyl-CoA hydrolase/transferase family protein: protein MIDLSAYLRPGDRIVFGQACGEPITLVEALIAQGADIGGLYAFIGTSFSGLFTPETANAFRLSSMGAIGALRAMTKANALDVIPVHVSQVAPLIAAGVMPCDVAMIQVSPANAQGEHSCGLISDYVRAAVDKARVVIAEVNEQVPFVPGETIPASAIDVAVQVSRPPVEVAPAKIGPTDEAIARLCAEFIGDGSVIQTGVGAVPDAILRLLHDRRDLGVHSGMLGDGLVDLAEAGVLTNARKEIDRGVSINGALIGTRRLYDWAHENPAIRMTPTSYTHDAGVLGQLSRLVTINSALEVDLAGQVNAEQSGAAYMGGTGGQVDFVRAGARSPGGASLMVLAATAKGGTISKIVPALSGPVTSARSEVDVVVTEFGAAQLKGQTLAERARRLVAVAHPDFREELDRAAFEIARRGF, encoded by the coding sequence ATGATCGACCTTTCCGCCTATCTGCGCCCCGGCGACCGCATCGTCTTCGGACAAGCCTGCGGCGAGCCGATCACGCTGGTGGAGGCGCTGATAGCGCAAGGGGCGGACATCGGCGGCCTGTACGCCTTCATCGGCACGAGCTTCTCCGGCCTGTTCACGCCCGAGACGGCTAACGCGTTCCGCCTGTCCTCGATGGGCGCAATCGGGGCGCTGCGGGCGATGACGAAGGCCAATGCGCTCGACGTGATCCCCGTCCACGTCAGCCAGGTCGCACCGCTGATCGCGGCGGGCGTGATGCCCTGCGACGTGGCGATGATCCAGGTCAGCCCCGCCAATGCGCAGGGCGAGCATTCCTGCGGGCTCATCTCCGACTATGTCCGAGCCGCCGTGGACAAGGCGCGCGTCGTCATCGCCGAGGTCAACGAGCAGGTGCCCTTCGTTCCGGGCGAGACGATCCCCGCCAGCGCCATCGACGTCGCCGTGCAAGTCTCCCGCCCGCCGGTAGAGGTCGCGCCCGCGAAGATCGGCCCTACCGACGAGGCAATCGCGCGGCTCTGTGCGGAGTTCATCGGCGACGGATCGGTGATCCAGACCGGCGTCGGTGCGGTGCCCGATGCGATCCTGCGCCTGCTGCACGACCGGCGCGACCTTGGCGTCCATTCGGGGATGCTGGGCGACGGGCTGGTCGATCTGGCGGAAGCGGGCGTGTTGACCAATGCGCGCAAGGAGATCGACCGCGGCGTCTCGATCAACGGCGCACTGATCGGCACGCGGCGGCTCTACGACTGGGCGCACGAGAACCCCGCGATCCGCATGACGCCGACCAGCTACACCCACGATGCCGGGGTGCTGGGGCAACTGTCGCGCCTTGTCACCATCAACTCCGCGCTGGAAGTGGACCTGGCTGGGCAGGTCAACGCCGAGCAGTCGGGCGCGGCCTACATGGGCGGGACCGGCGGGCAGGTGGACTTCGTGCGCGCGGGCGCGCGCTCGCCGGGCGGGGCCTCGCTCATGGTGCTGGCGGCGACGGCAAAGGGCGGGACGATCAGCAAGATCGTGCCCGCGCTCTCCGGCCCCGTGACCAGCGCGCGCAGCGAGGTGGACGTGGTCGTGACCGAGTTCGGCGCGGCGCAGCTTAAGGGCCAGACCCTTGCCGAACGCGCGCGGCGGCTGGTCGCGGTGGCGCACCCGGATTTCCGCGAGGAACTGGACCGCGCCGCCTTCGAGATCGCGAGGAGAGGGTTCTAG
- a CDS encoding HpcH/HpaI aldolase/citrate lyase family protein, which produces MPFTHTPATARSWLFAPGDSEKKMTKAMEGEADIVLIDLEDAVAPDAKAAARPMVHDFIKANPQQRARLWVRINPFDGPHTLADLAAVMPAHPGGIMLPKVYGRADVEKLDHCLSALEAANGIEEGSTPVIVLITETAEAMFHTGSYKGAPRVVALTWGAEDLADSIGASSNRNEDGSYSFTYELARSLTVLGAATAGVTAIETISADFRDLDALKARAEKARRDGFRGMMAIHPAQVPVINAAFTPTEAEIAEAQEIVNVFAANPGVGAIGWKGGMLDRPYLARAERLLRQAGKL; this is translated from the coding sequence ATGCCTTTCACTCACACCCCAGCCACCGCCCGCTCCTGGCTTTTCGCGCCGGGCGACAGCGAGAAGAAGATGACCAAGGCGATGGAGGGCGAGGCCGACATCGTGCTCATCGACCTTGAGGACGCCGTCGCCCCCGACGCCAAGGCCGCCGCGCGCCCGATGGTGCATGACTTCATCAAGGCAAACCCGCAGCAGCGCGCCCGCCTTTGGGTGCGGATCAACCCGTTCGACGGGCCGCACACGCTGGCCGACCTTGCGGCGGTGATGCCCGCGCATCCGGGCGGCATCATGCTGCCCAAGGTCTATGGCCGCGCCGACGTGGAGAAGCTTGACCACTGCCTTTCCGCGCTGGAAGCGGCGAACGGGATCGAGGAAGGCTCCACCCCGGTCATCGTCCTCATCACCGAGACGGCCGAGGCGATGTTCCATACCGGCAGCTACAAGGGCGCCCCGCGCGTGGTGGCGCTGACCTGGGGGGCGGAGGATCTGGCCGATTCCATCGGCGCATCGTCCAACCGCAACGAGGACGGATCGTATTCCTTCACTTACGAACTCGCGCGCAGCCTGACCGTGCTGGGCGCGGCGACGGCGGGAGTGACGGCGATCGAGACGATCAGCGCGGATTTCCGCGACCTCGATGCACTGAAAGCCCGCGCCGAGAAGGCCCGTCGCGACGGCTTCCGGGGCATGATGGCGATCCACCCGGCGCAGGTGCCGGTCATCAATGCCGCCTTCACCCCTACCGAAGCTGAGATCGCCGAGGCGCAGGAGATCGTAAACGTCTTCGCCGCCAACCCCGGCGTAGGCGCGATCGGCTGGAAGGGTGGCATGCTCGACCGGCCCTACCTCGCCCGCGCCGAGCGACTGCTGCGGCAGGCGGGGAAGCTGTGA
- a CDS encoding acyl-CoA dehydrogenase family protein, protein MDFSLNQDQQDIREAVLKHCSQFPDEYWLEKDRSGEFPFEFHKSMAEAGWLGVAMPEAVGGAGLGITEAAVMMQAVAESGGGMTAASAIHGPVFGLEPVHLFGTQEQQSRMIPPILSGKEKMCFAVTEPNTGLDTTSLKTRAERVPGGYKVNGEKIWITNAHVADRMLLIARTTPLEEVRKKTEGLTLFYCKIDRKSVESRLIPKMGRHAVGSNMLFITDLFIPEEDRIGEEGQGFKILLQGLNPERVLLGAEATGLGRVALQKASRYARERVVFGRPIGQNQGIQHPLAKAWMQVEAASLMVFKAATLFDKGLDCGTEANAAKYLAAEAGYEACQTAVMSMGGMGYAQEYHVERYLREVMIPRIAPVSPHQIMNYIAERVLELPRSY, encoded by the coding sequence GTGGATTTCTCACTGAATCAGGACCAGCAGGATATCCGTGAGGCGGTGCTGAAGCACTGCTCGCAGTTCCCGGACGAGTACTGGCTGGAAAAGGATCGCTCGGGCGAATTCCCCTTCGAGTTCCACAAGTCGATGGCGGAGGCCGGATGGCTCGGCGTCGCCATGCCCGAGGCGGTCGGCGGTGCCGGGCTCGGCATCACCGAGGCGGCGGTGATGATGCAGGCGGTGGCCGAAAGCGGCGGCGGAATGACAGCGGCCTCGGCGATCCACGGCCCCGTATTCGGGCTCGAGCCGGTGCATCTGTTCGGCACGCAAGAGCAGCAAAGCCGCATGATTCCGCCGATTCTCTCGGGCAAGGAGAAGATGTGCTTCGCCGTGACCGAGCCCAACACCGGCCTCGACACCACCAGCCTCAAGACCCGCGCCGAGCGGGTGCCCGGCGGCTACAAAGTAAATGGCGAGAAGATCTGGATCACCAACGCCCACGTTGCCGACCGCATGCTCCTGATCGCCCGCACCACGCCGTTGGAAGAGGTACGCAAGAAGACCGAAGGGCTGACGCTATTCTATTGTAAAATAGACAGGAAATCCGTCGAATCCCGCCTGATCCCGAAGATGGGCCGCCATGCGGTGGGTTCGAACATGCTGTTCATCACCGACCTCTTCATCCCCGAGGAAGACCGCATCGGCGAGGAAGGGCAGGGGTTCAAGATACTCCTGCAGGGCCTCAATCCGGAGCGCGTCCTGCTGGGTGCCGAAGCCACCGGACTGGGGCGCGTCGCCCTCCAGAAAGCCAGCCGTTACGCCCGCGAACGCGTGGTTTTCGGCCGTCCCATCGGCCAGAACCAGGGCATCCAGCACCCGCTGGCCAAGGCGTGGATGCAGGTGGAGGCGGCCAGCCTCATGGTGTTCAAGGCCGCCACCCTGTTCGACAAGGGCCTCGACTGCGGGACCGAGGCGAACGCCGCCAAATACCTGGCGGCAGAGGCGGGGTACGAGGCCTGCCAGACCGCCGTCATGTCGATGGGCGGCATGGGCTACGCGCAGGAATATCACGTCGAACGCTACCTGCGCGAAGTCATGATCCCGCGCATCGCACCGGTCAGTCCGCACCAGATCATGAACTACATCGCCGAGAGGGTTTTGGAGCTGCCGAGGAGTTATTGA
- a CDS encoding CaiB/BaiF CoA transferase family protein, producing MRALNDTKDAQNGPLADVKVIDLTSVVFGPYATQIMADMGAEVIKVEPPEGDNTRWITTGPTPGMGGIYVNVNRGKRGVMLDLRQEADRESLRRLIATADVFIHSMRGSAIRKLGFDYEAVRAIRPDIVYTNCYGYSRRGPEADKPAYDDTIQAECGIPHVQGLMNGEPGYVATIMADKVAGLHALYATMMALFHRERTGEGQEVEVTMFEAMSSFMLVEHANGAMFTPPTTPAHYHRAVEPNRRPYRTRDGHVAALVYNDKHWNAFVAGVNPPWASEEFSTLAKRAAQIGRVYALLGETFLTRTTQEWLDTLRALHIPCAPLRSTDALFDNDHLNAIGFFEEVETPQGPVRFPGVPTWFSRTPGKVRGPAPTLGQDNEAVLQSVAPAIAGESE from the coding sequence ATGCGTGCACTGAACGACACCAAGGATGCACAGAACGGCCCTTTGGCGGATGTGAAGGTGATCGACCTGACATCGGTGGTGTTCGGGCCCTACGCCACGCAGATCATGGCCGACATGGGCGCCGAAGTGATCAAGGTGGAGCCGCCCGAAGGCGACAACACCCGCTGGATCACCACCGGCCCCACCCCCGGCATGGGCGGCATCTACGTCAACGTGAACCGGGGCAAGCGCGGGGTCATGCTGGACCTGCGGCAGGAGGCCGACCGCGAATCGCTGCGCCGCCTGATCGCCACCGCCGACGTCTTCATCCATTCGATGCGCGGCAGCGCGATCCGCAAGCTCGGCTTCGATTACGAAGCCGTCCGCGCGATCCGGCCCGACATCGTCTACACCAATTGCTACGGCTATTCGCGCCGGGGGCCGGAAGCGGACAAGCCCGCCTACGACGACACGATCCAGGCCGAGTGCGGCATCCCGCATGTTCAGGGCCTGATGAACGGAGAGCCCGGCTACGTCGCCACGATCATGGCCGACAAGGTGGCGGGGCTCCACGCGCTCTACGCGACGATGATGGCGCTGTTCCATCGCGAGCGGACGGGAGAGGGTCAGGAAGTCGAGGTCACGATGTTCGAGGCGATGTCCTCGTTCATGCTGGTCGAGCACGCCAACGGCGCGATGTTCACCCCGCCGACCACGCCCGCGCACTATCACCGCGCGGTCGAGCCCAACCGGCGGCCCTACCGGACCAGGGACGGGCACGTCGCCGCGCTGGTCTACAACGACAAGCACTGGAACGCCTTCGTCGCTGGGGTGAACCCGCCCTGGGCGAGCGAGGAGTTCTCCACCCTTGCCAAGCGGGCCGCGCAGATCGGCCGCGTCTATGCCCTGCTGGGCGAGACGTTCCTGACCCGCACCACGCAGGAATGGCTGGATACCCTGCGCGCGCTTCACATTCCCTGCGCACCGCTGCGCTCCACCGATGCGCTGTTCGACAACGACCACCTCAACGCCATCGGCTTCTTCGAGGAGGTGGAGACGCCGCAAGGCCCGGTCCGCTTCCCCGGCGTACCGACGTGGTTCTCCCGCACCCCCGGCAAGGTGCGCGGCCCCGCGCCCACGCTGGGGCAGGACAACGAAGCCGTCCTGCAAAGCGTCGCCCCGGCGATAGCAGGCGAGTCGGAATGA
- a CDS encoding thiamine pyrophosphate-binding protein: MYDDQPQADTLAPEAPAKGKKGTPVFKRILDLFEAEGINTLFGIPDPNFVHLFLEAETRGWTVVSPHHEASAGHMAAAAARITGKPALCIGTLGPGMANLMPAIQCAKVENDPIIVMGGQRARITERRVRRGRIQFVRQEPMIEDSVKFSSSIEYADQTDEIVREAIRVAMSGTPGPAYIEFPAHIILEELDLPPVLPPHRYRLTNQGADGDRIAEAAEIIKAAKNPVLLVGHGVHTSKSGAAVKELAELMQCPVIQTSGGTSFIEGLEDRTFPYGFSEASIDAVVESDCCVALATELGEPSHYGRWRHWVDNEANRKWIYVQQDPTAIGVNRPIDVPLVGDVRAVVPQLSRALKALGGRSASASLSEYIQRDAQQLEELAEDAGSKSDGSTAKMHTSQFVTEATKAFPKDGILIRDGGATVIFQWTYSQAKPHDVIWNQNYGHIGTGLPYATGAMLADQAATGKVRPGMLITSDSSFLFHVGELEVAVRKNLPLVIVVGVDFQWGLEVGVYKRTFGHGTKETGVHWSDKVRFDKIAEGFGAAGEYVEKAADIGPAIERAYARGGCTVIHVPIDPAANSEEMPNYSEFRTWYAEGTQ, encoded by the coding sequence ATGTACGACGACCAGCCGCAGGCTGACACCCTGGCGCCCGAGGCTCCGGCCAAGGGGAAGAAGGGCACGCCCGTTTTCAAGCGCATCCTCGACCTGTTCGAGGCCGAGGGCATCAACACCCTGTTCGGCATTCCCGATCCCAACTTCGTCCACCTGTTCCTCGAAGCCGAGACGCGCGGCTGGACCGTCGTGTCGCCGCACCATGAGGCGTCCGCCGGGCACATGGCCGCCGCCGCCGCGCGCATCACCGGCAAGCCCGCGCTGTGCATCGGCACGCTGGGGCCGGGCATGGCGAACCTGATGCCGGCGATCCAGTGCGCCAAGGTGGAGAACGACCCGATCATCGTGATGGGCGGCCAGCGCGCCCGCATCACCGAGCGCCGCGTGCGCCGGGGCCGCATCCAGTTCGTGCGGCAGGAGCCGATGATCGAGGATTCGGTGAAGTTCTCCAGCTCCATCGAATATGCCGACCAGACCGACGAGATCGTGCGCGAGGCGATCCGCGTCGCCATGTCCGGCACCCCCGGCCCGGCCTACATCGAGTTCCCCGCGCACATCATCCTCGAGGAACTGGACCTGCCGCCGGTCCTGCCACCGCACCGCTATCGCCTGACCAACCAGGGCGCGGACGGCGACCGGATCGCCGAAGCCGCCGAGATCATCAAGGCCGCGAAGAACCCGGTCCTGCTCGTCGGCCACGGCGTCCACACCTCGAAGTCGGGCGCGGCGGTGAAGGAACTCGCCGAACTGATGCAGTGCCCGGTGATCCAGACCTCGGGCGGCACCTCGTTCATCGAGGGGCTTGAGGACCGCACCTTCCCCTACGGCTTCTCCGAAGCCTCGATCGACGCCGTGGTCGAAAGCGACTGCTGCGTGGCGCTGGCCACCGAACTGGGCGAGCCCAGCCACTACGGTCGCTGGCGGCACTGGGTCGACAACGAGGCGAACCGCAAGTGGATCTACGTCCAGCAGGACCCCACCGCCATCGGCGTCAATCGCCCCATCGACGTGCCTCTCGTGGGCGACGTCCGCGCCGTGGTGCCGCAGCTGTCGCGCGCCCTGAAGGCGCTCGGCGGGCGTTCGGCTTCGGCCTCGCTCTCGGAATATATCCAGCGCGACGCCCAGCAGCTTGAGGAACTGGCCGAGGATGCGGGCTCCAAGTCCGATGGCTCGACCGCCAAGATGCACACCAGCCAGTTCGTCACCGAGGCGACCAAGGCGTTCCCCAAGGACGGCATCCTGATCCGCGACGGCGGCGCCACGGTGATCTTCCAGTGGACTTATTCGCAGGCCAAGCCGCACGACGTCATCTGGAACCAGAACTACGGCCACATCGGCACCGGCCTGCCCTATGCGACCGGCGCGATGCTCGCCGATCAGGCGGCGACCGGCAAGGTCCGCCCCGGCATGCTCATCACCTCGGACAGCTCGTTCCTGTTCCATGTCGGTGAGCTGGAAGTGGCGGTGCGCAAGAACCTGCCGCTGGTGATCGTCGTCGGCGTCGACTTCCAGTGGGGCCTCGAAGTGGGCGTCTACAAGCGCACCTTCGGCCACGGCACCAAGGAAACCGGCGTCCACTGGTCCGACAAGGTCCGCTTCGACAAGATCGCCGAGGGCTTCGGCGCGGCAGGCGAGTACGTCGAGAAGGCCGCCGACATCGGCCCCGCCATCGAACGCGCCTATGCCCGTGGCGGCTGCACCGTGATCCACGTACCGATCGACCCGGCGGCGAACTCGGAGGAAATGCCGAACTACTCGGAATTCCGCACCTGGTACGCCGAAGGCACGCAGTAA